The following are encoded in a window of Kitasatospora fiedleri genomic DNA:
- the qcrC gene encoding cytochrome bc1 complex diheme cytochrome c subunit — protein sequence MKKLSARRRHPLAAVVVLLLALAATGGLYAAFAPAEKAQADSSAQSLAIDEGKKLFAVGCSSCHGLNGQGTSDGPSLVGVGSAAVDFQVGTGRMPAQQPGAQVPRKKTIYSQAEIDQLAAYVASLGPGPVAPDSKQYQPSDDPVTNAEQVAKGGELFRTNCAQCHNFAGKGGALTNGKYAPSLEGVDAKHIYEAMQTGPQNMPSFPDTTMPEEQKRQIVAFVRHTNDEPNPGGLALGSLGPVTEGLFGWIFGLGALIAIAIWVAAHTTKAKKS from the coding sequence GTGAAAAAGCTCTCCGCACGACGGCGCCACCCACTGGCGGCGGTCGTCGTTCTACTTCTCGCCCTGGCGGCCACCGGGGGGCTGTACGCCGCTTTCGCGCCCGCCGAGAAGGCGCAGGCCGACAGCTCGGCGCAGTCGCTCGCCATCGACGAGGGCAAGAAGCTCTTCGCCGTCGGCTGCTCCTCCTGCCACGGCCTGAACGGCCAGGGCACTTCTGACGGCCCGTCGCTGGTCGGCGTCGGTTCCGCGGCGGTCGACTTCCAGGTCGGCACCGGCCGCATGCCGGCCCAGCAGCCGGGCGCCCAGGTCCCGCGCAAGAAGACCATCTACTCCCAGGCCGAGATCGACCAGCTGGCCGCCTACGTGGCCTCGCTGGGCCCGGGCCCGGTCGCTCCGGACAGCAAGCAGTACCAGCCCTCCGACGACCCGGTGACCAACGCCGAGCAGGTCGCCAAGGGCGGCGAGCTGTTCCGCACCAACTGCGCCCAGTGCCACAACTTCGCCGGCAAGGGCGGCGCGCTGACCAACGGCAAGTACGCGCCGTCGCTGGAGGGCGTGGACGCGAAGCACATCTACGAGGCCATGCAGACCGGCCCGCAGAACATGCCGTCCTTCCCCGACACCACCATGCCGGAGGAGCAGAAGCGCCAGATCGTGGCCTTCGTCCGCCACACGAACGACGAGCCCAACCCCGGTGGTCTCGCGCTGGGCAGCCTCGGTCCGGTGACCGAGGGCCTGTTCGGCTGGATCTTCGGTCTCGGCGCGCTGATCGCGATCGCGATCTGGGTCGCCGCCCACACCACCAAGGCCAAGAAGTCATGA
- the ctaD gene encoding aa3-type cytochrome oxidase subunit I, with amino-acid sequence MTILNEPAAAGGGAGAVTSGTPRVRKPGNAIIKWLTTTDHKTIGTMYLATSFAFFLIGGVLALVMRAELARPGTQILSNEQFNQAFTMHGTIMLLMFATPLFAGFANWIMPLQIGAPDVAFPRLNMFAYWLYLFGSIIAVAGFLTPQGAADFGWFAYSPLSDAVRSPGVGADMWIMGLAFSGFGTILGAVNFITTIICMRAPGMTMFRMSIFVWNVLLTAVLVLLAFPVLAAALFALEADRKFGAHVFDPTNGGALLWQHLFWFFGHPEVYIIALPFFGIVSEIIPVFSRKPMFGYSGLIAATIAIAGLSVTVWAHHMYVTGQVLLPFFSFMTFLIAVPTGVKFFNWVGTMWKGSLSFETPMLWTVGFLVTFLFGGLTGVLLASPPIDFHVSDSYFVVAHFHYVVFGTVVFAMFAGFHFWWPKMTGKMLDERLGKITFWTLFIGFHTTFLVQHWLGAEGMPRRYADYLASDGFTTLNTVSTIGSFLLGLSILPFLYNVWKTAKYGEKVNVDDPWGYGRSLEWATSCPPPRHNFTTLPRIRSESPAFDLHHPEIAALDYLENHGEPAKHFEGVTPAQYDRPSLGKGKNEGDAR; translated from the coding sequence GTGACCATCCTCAACGAGCCCGCCGCGGCCGGTGGGGGAGCCGGGGCCGTCACCTCGGGGACTCCGCGGGTGCGCAAGCCGGGCAACGCGATCATCAAGTGGCTCACCACCACCGACCACAAGACGATCGGCACGATGTACCTGGCGACCTCGTTCGCCTTCTTCCTGATCGGTGGCGTGCTCGCCCTGGTCATGCGTGCCGAGCTGGCCCGCCCGGGCACCCAGATCCTGTCGAACGAGCAGTTCAACCAGGCGTTCACCATGCATGGCACGATCATGCTGCTGATGTTCGCCACCCCGCTGTTCGCGGGCTTCGCCAACTGGATCATGCCGCTCCAGATCGGCGCCCCCGACGTCGCCTTCCCGCGACTGAACATGTTCGCCTACTGGCTGTACCTGTTCGGCTCGATCATCGCGGTGGCGGGCTTCCTGACCCCGCAGGGCGCGGCCGACTTCGGCTGGTTCGCCTACTCGCCGCTGAGCGACGCGGTCCGCTCGCCGGGCGTCGGCGCCGACATGTGGATCATGGGCCTGGCCTTCTCCGGCTTCGGCACCATCCTCGGCGCGGTCAACTTCATCACCACGATCATCTGCATGCGCGCGCCCGGCATGACGATGTTCCGGATGTCGATCTTCGTCTGGAACGTCCTGCTGACCGCCGTGCTGGTCCTGCTGGCCTTCCCGGTCCTCGCCGCCGCGCTGTTCGCGCTGGAGGCGGACCGGAAGTTCGGGGCGCACGTCTTCGACCCGACGAACGGCGGCGCGCTGCTCTGGCAGCACCTGTTCTGGTTCTTCGGCCACCCCGAGGTCTACATCATCGCGCTGCCGTTCTTCGGCATCGTCTCCGAGATCATCCCGGTGTTCAGCCGCAAGCCGATGTTCGGCTACTCCGGCCTGATCGCCGCGACCATCGCCATCGCCGGCCTCTCGGTGACGGTGTGGGCGCACCACATGTACGTGACGGGGCAGGTGCTGCTGCCGTTCTTCTCGTTCATGACCTTCCTGATCGCGGTCCCGACCGGCGTGAAGTTCTTCAACTGGGTCGGCACCATGTGGAAGGGCTCGCTGAGCTTCGAGACCCCGATGCTCTGGACGGTCGGCTTCCTGGTCACCTTCCTGTTCGGCGGCCTGACCGGCGTGCTGCTGGCCTCGCCGCCGATCGACTTCCACGTCTCCGACTCGTACTTCGTCGTCGCGCACTTCCACTACGTGGTGTTCGGCACCGTCGTCTTCGCGATGTTCGCCGGCTTCCACTTCTGGTGGCCGAAGATGACCGGCAAGATGCTGGACGAGCGCCTGGGCAAGATCACCTTCTGGACGCTGTTCATCGGCTTCCACACCACCTTCCTGGTCCAGCACTGGCTGGGCGCCGAGGGCATGCCCCGCCGCTACGCCGACTACCTGGCCTCGGACGGCTTCACCACGCTGAACACCGTCTCGACCATCGGCTCGTTCCTGCTCGGCCTGTCGATCCTGCCGTTCCTCTACAACGTCTGGAAGACCGCCAAGTACGGCGAGAAGGTCAACGTCGACGACCCGTGGGGCTACGGCCGCTCGCTGGAGTGGGCGACCTCCTGCCCGCCGCCGCGGCACAACTTCACCACCCTGCCGCGGATTCGCTCCGAGTCCCCGGCGTTCGACCTGCACCACCCGGAGATCGCCGCGCTGGACTACCTGGAGAACCACGGTGAGCCGGCCAAGCACTTCGAGGGTGTGACCCCCGCGCAGTACGACCGTCCGTCGCTGGGCAAGGGCAAGAATGAGGGTGACGCCCGATGA
- a CDS encoding L,D-transpeptidase: protein MLVLAPAAACSSDNDSAEKDSSPRQIDVTPLVHTSAAEEQADPAQAFSVTTDGTAKLDAVTVTDPDGKPVAGELAADQQHWRTTDPLRAGAAYTVKVAAEDGKGGHGETGSTFTTAEAQHVVTAELGPDSSGSGVYGVGQPLTVKLSEPVTDPAARQQIERGLTVTSQPAVTGAWYWVDDENLHFRPQDYWPANTTVKLSYDLPGVPLSDGVYGGEEQTLDLRTGDRIEALVDAATDQLTYKRNGEVVKTIPVTTGKPGFDTRNGVKVVLGQESDVRMSSETIGIAAGSSEAYDLDVKWATRVTWSGEYVHAAPWSVSSQGKENVSHGCTGMSTDEAKWFFDNTRVGDIVQVVNSKGHDMEPFGNGFGDWNIGFDEYVKHSALGKPVSTAASGDAANAMPAPSVNPGPSASPTGR, encoded by the coding sequence ATGTTGGTGCTGGCCCCCGCCGCGGCCTGTTCCTCCGACAACGACTCGGCGGAGAAGGACTCGTCGCCCCGTCAGATCGACGTGACCCCGCTGGTCCACACCTCGGCCGCCGAGGAGCAGGCCGACCCGGCACAGGCGTTCAGCGTCACCACGGACGGCACCGCGAAACTCGACGCCGTCACCGTCACCGACCCCGACGGGAAGCCGGTGGCCGGCGAACTCGCCGCCGACCAGCAGCACTGGCGGACCACCGACCCGCTCCGGGCCGGCGCCGCGTACACCGTCAAGGTCGCGGCCGAGGACGGCAAGGGCGGCCACGGCGAGACCGGCTCCACCTTCACCACCGCCGAGGCGCAGCACGTCGTCACCGCCGAACTCGGCCCCGACAGCTCCGGCAGCGGCGTCTACGGCGTCGGCCAGCCGCTCACCGTCAAGCTCTCCGAGCCGGTCACCGACCCGGCGGCCCGCCAGCAGATCGAACGCGGGCTGACCGTCACCTCGCAGCCCGCCGTGACCGGCGCCTGGTACTGGGTCGACGACGAGAACCTGCACTTCCGGCCGCAGGACTACTGGCCCGCCAACACCACCGTCAAGCTCTCCTACGACCTGCCGGGCGTCCCGCTCTCCGACGGCGTCTACGGCGGCGAGGAGCAGACCCTCGACCTGCGCACCGGCGACCGGATCGAGGCGCTGGTCGACGCGGCCACCGACCAGCTGACGTACAAGCGCAACGGCGAGGTGGTGAAGACCATCCCGGTCACCACCGGCAAGCCCGGCTTCGACACCCGCAACGGCGTCAAGGTGGTGCTCGGGCAGGAGTCCGACGTCCGGATGAGCAGCGAGACCATCGGCATCGCGGCCGGCAGCAGCGAGGCCTACGACCTGGACGTGAAGTGGGCGACCCGGGTCACCTGGAGCGGCGAGTACGTCCACGCCGCGCCGTGGTCCGTGTCGTCGCAGGGCAAGGAGAACGTCAGCCACGGCTGCACCGGGATGAGCACCGACGAGGCCAAGTGGTTCTTCGACAACACCCGGGTCGGCGACATCGTGCAGGTGGTCAACAGCAAGGGCCACGACATGGAGCCGTTCGGCAACGGGTTCGGCGACTGGAACATCGGCTTCGACGAGTACGTGAAGCACAGCGCGCTGGGCAAGCCGGTCAGCACGGCGGCGTCCGGGGACGCGGCGAACGCGATGCCCGCCCCCAGCGTCAACCCCGGTCCGAGCGCGAGCCCGACGGGCCGGTGA
- a CDS encoding cytochrome c oxidase subunit 4 — MKEQGKIFAGLAVFILAIAITYMVWTGKSDHGLEAAGTTALFLAFALAAFIGFYLAFTAKRVDTGAGDNPEAEVADDAGELGFFAPHSWQPLSLAIGGALAFLGVVFGWWLLFWSIPILLVGLFGWVFEFYRGENQNQ; from the coding sequence ATGAAGGAACAGGGAAAGATCTTCGCCGGTCTGGCCGTCTTCATCCTGGCCATCGCCATCACCTACATGGTCTGGACCGGTAAGTCGGACCACGGCCTGGAGGCCGCCGGCACCACCGCGCTCTTCCTGGCCTTCGCCCTGGCCGCCTTCATCGGCTTCTACCTGGCGTTCACCGCCAAGCGGGTGGACACCGGCGCGGGCGACAACCCCGAGGCCGAGGTCGCGGACGACGCCGGCGAGCTGGGCTTCTTCGCCCCGCACAGCTGGCAGCCGCTCTCGCTGGCGATCGGCGGCGCGCTGGCCTTCCTCGGCGTGGTCTTCGGCTGGTGGCTGCTGTTCTGGTCGATCCCGATCCTCCTGGTCGGCCTGTTCGGCTGGGTCTTCGAGTTCTACCGCGGCGAGAACCAGAACCAGTAG
- the qcrB gene encoding cytochrome bc1 complex cytochrome b subunit, whose protein sequence is MSSASGTNTGASKPASTRAKPANKAEAAADWVDGRVGIYSLAKANLRKIFPDHWSFMLGEICLYSFIIIILTGVYLTLFFKPSMAETVYHGSYLPLNGIRMSEAYASTMNISFEIRGGLLIRQIHHWAALVFVAAMLVHMMRVFFTGAFRKPREINWVFGFLLLVLGMFDGFFGYSLPDDLLSGTGIRFMEGAILAVPIVGTYIQMFLFGGEFPGTDIVPRFFTIHVLLIPGIMLGLLVAHLILVFYHKHTQWAGPGKTEKNVVGMPLMPIYMAKAGGFFFLVFGIIAAMSAIATINPIWAYGPYRPDQVSTDAQPDWYMGFSEGLIRIMPGWEISVWGGHTLNLGVMVPLAVFPMVLVAIAIWPFIESWVTGDKREHHILDRPRNAPVRTAFGAAWISLYLILLVGGGNDLFATHLHLSINTITYTVRIGFFVVPVLTFFVTKRWCLGLQRRDKEKVLHGRESGVIKRLPHGEFVEVHTPLAPKDLHTLTAHEQPQPLELPAETDENGVARKAGVITKTRVKLSEGFYGEGNQIAKPTTEEYHEITSGHGHH, encoded by the coding sequence ATGAGTTCCGCAAGCGGCACCAACACCGGCGCCTCCAAGCCGGCCAGCACCCGCGCCAAGCCCGCCAACAAGGCCGAGGCCGCTGCCGACTGGGTGGACGGCCGGGTCGGGATCTACTCCCTGGCCAAGGCCAACCTGCGCAAGATCTTCCCGGACCACTGGTCCTTCATGCTCGGTGAGATCTGCCTCTACAGCTTCATCATCATCATCCTCACGGGTGTGTACCTGACGCTGTTCTTCAAGCCGAGCATGGCCGAGACCGTCTACCACGGCTCGTACCTGCCGCTGAACGGCATCCGGATGTCGGAGGCGTACGCCTCCACGATGAACATCAGCTTCGAGATCCGCGGCGGTCTGCTGATCCGGCAGATCCACCACTGGGCCGCCCTGGTCTTCGTGGCCGCGATGCTCGTGCACATGATGCGCGTCTTCTTCACCGGCGCCTTCCGCAAGCCGCGCGAGATCAACTGGGTCTTCGGCTTCCTGCTGCTGGTCCTGGGCATGTTCGACGGCTTCTTCGGCTACTCGCTGCCCGACGACCTGCTGTCCGGCACCGGCATCCGCTTCATGGAGGGCGCGATCCTGGCGGTGCCGATCGTCGGCACCTACATCCAGATGTTCCTGTTCGGCGGCGAGTTCCCGGGCACCGACATCGTCCCGCGCTTCTTCACCATCCACGTGCTGCTCATCCCGGGCATCATGCTGGGCCTGCTGGTCGCGCACCTGATCCTGGTCTTCTACCACAAGCACACCCAGTGGGCGGGCCCGGGCAAGACCGAGAAGAACGTCGTCGGCATGCCGCTGATGCCGATCTACATGGCGAAGGCCGGCGGCTTCTTCTTCCTGGTGTTCGGCATCATCGCGGCGATGTCCGCGATCGCCACGATCAACCCGATCTGGGCCTACGGCCCGTACCGTCCGGACCAGGTGTCGACCGACGCCCAGCCCGACTGGTACATGGGCTTCTCCGAGGGCCTGATCCGCATCATGCCGGGCTGGGAGATCTCGGTCTGGGGCGGCCACACGCTGAACCTCGGCGTGATGGTCCCGCTGGCGGTCTTCCCGATGGTCCTGGTCGCGATCGCGATCTGGCCGTTCATCGAGTCCTGGGTCACCGGCGACAAGCGCGAGCACCACATCCTGGACCGCCCGCGCAACGCCCCGGTCCGCACCGCGTTCGGCGCGGCCTGGATCTCGCTGTACCTGATCCTGCTGGTCGGCGGTGGCAACGACCTGTTCGCCACCCACCTGCACCTGTCGATCAACACGATCACCTACACGGTGCGCATCGGCTTCTTCGTGGTCCCGGTCCTCACCTTCTTCGTCACCAAGCGCTGGTGCCTCGGCCTCCAGCGCCGCGACAAGGAGAAGGTGCTGCACGGCCGCGAGTCCGGCGTCATCAAGCGCCTGCCGCACGGCGAGTTCGTCGAGGTGCACACCCCGCTGGCGCCGAAGGACCTGCACACCCTCACCGCCCACGAGCAGCCCCAGCCGCTGGAGCTGCCCGCCGAGACGGACGAGAACGGCGTGGCCCGCAAGGCCGGCGTGATCACCAAGACCCGGGTGAAGCTCTCCGAGGGCTTCTACGGCGAGGGCAACCAGATCGCCAAGCCCACCACCGAGGAGTACCACGAGATCACCAGCGGCCACGGCCACCACTGA
- a CDS encoding GntR family transcriptional regulator, which yields MHVAIDHQSPTPPYEQVRSQIAARARTGELPVGLKLPTVRALAEQLGLAANTVARAYRELEADGVVETRGRAGTTIAPTGDTSHRLAATAAAEYAARAARLGLTRDEALAAVATALDAAYR from the coding sequence GTGCACGTGGCGATCGATCACCAGTCCCCCACCCCGCCCTACGAGCAGGTCCGCTCGCAGATCGCGGCCCGGGCCCGCACCGGCGAGCTCCCGGTCGGCCTGAAGCTCCCCACCGTCCGCGCGCTGGCCGAACAGCTCGGCCTGGCCGCGAACACGGTGGCCCGCGCCTACCGCGAGCTGGAGGCCGACGGGGTGGTCGAGACCCGCGGCCGGGCCGGCACCACCATCGCCCCCACCGGGGACACCTCGCACCGCCTGGCCGCCACCGCCGCCGCCGAGTACGCGGCCCGCGCCGCCCGCCTCGGCCTCACCCGCGACGAGGCACTGGCCGCGGTCGCCACCGCCCTGGACGCGGCCTACCGCTGA
- the qcrA gene encoding cytochrome bc1 complex Rieske iron-sulfur subunit, with protein sequence MSENLPEAHDASHGTAVATHGDPFADPGLPAHEPRRTDIDERAAKRAERQVSLLFVVSMLATVGFIASYASIDADKLVYIFPLGHVSALNFALGMTLGVALFCIGAGAVHWARTLMSDHEMPAERHPIEADDDVRNDVIEQFRTGAAESGFGRRKMIRNTLIGSMALVPLSGVVLLRDLGPLPEKKLLHTNWVEATPAQPIKLVNMNTDEPMKPEDIVQGSLTFAKPEGLEESAEDFQQRIAKDALMLIRIAPEDIKDDKSREKGFEGILAYSKICTHVGCPISLYEQQTHHALCPCHQSTFDLADGARVIFGPAGHPLPQLKITTDEQGYLVATGDFDEPVGPSYWERPR encoded by the coding sequence ATGTCAGAGAACCTGCCCGAGGCGCACGACGCCTCCCACGGCACGGCCGTCGCCACCCACGGCGACCCGTTCGCCGACCCGGGCCTGCCGGCCCACGAACCGCGTCGGACCGACATCGACGAGCGGGCCGCCAAGCGGGCCGAGCGCCAGGTGTCGCTGCTGTTCGTGGTCTCGATGCTGGCGACCGTCGGCTTCATCGCGTCCTACGCGTCGATCGACGCCGACAAGCTGGTCTACATCTTCCCGCTGGGCCACGTCAGCGCGCTCAACTTCGCCCTGGGCATGACCCTCGGCGTGGCGCTGTTCTGCATCGGCGCGGGCGCGGTCCACTGGGCCCGCACCCTGATGTCGGACCACGAGATGCCGGCCGAGCGCCACCCGATCGAGGCCGACGACGACGTCCGCAACGACGTCATCGAGCAGTTCAGGACGGGTGCCGCGGAGTCCGGCTTCGGCCGCCGCAAGATGATCCGCAACACCCTGATCGGCTCGATGGCCCTGGTGCCGCTGTCCGGCGTGGTGCTGCTGCGCGACCTCGGCCCGCTGCCGGAGAAGAAGCTGCTCCACACCAACTGGGTGGAGGCGACCCCGGCCCAGCCGATCAAGCTCGTCAACATGAACACCGACGAGCCGATGAAGCCCGAGGACATCGTCCAGGGCTCGCTCACCTTCGCGAAGCCCGAGGGCCTCGAGGAGTCGGCCGAGGACTTCCAGCAGCGGATCGCCAAGGACGCCCTGATGCTCATCCGGATCGCCCCGGAGGACATCAAGGACGACAAGTCCCGCGAGAAGGGCTTCGAGGGCATCCTCGCCTACTCGAAGATCTGCACCCACGTCGGCTGCCCGATCTCGCTGTACGAGCAGCAGACCCACCACGCGCTCTGCCCCTGCCACCAGTCGACCTTCGACCTGGCGGACGGCGCTCGCGTCATCTTCGGCCCGGCCGGCCACCCGCTGCCGCAGCTGAAGATCACCACCGATGAGCAGGGCTACCTGGTCGCCACCGGCGACTTCGACGAGCCCGTCGGCCCGAGCTACTGGGAGCGTCCGCGATGA
- a CDS encoding cysteine desulfurase/sulfurtransferase TusA family protein produces MPYFDAASTAPLHPVARQALLAALDEGWADPARLHRSARQARMLLDAARETVAEVLGARADEIAFTGSGTQALQLGVLGTLRGHRRRGAHLVHSAVEHSAVLHTAERWEADGGSATAVPVDRHGRVDAGEFAAALRPDTALAVLQSANHEVGTLQPVAETAALLGDVPLLVDAAQSAGRLPVPEGWSVLTASAHKWGGPAGVGVLAVRKGVRYSSPLPADDRENGRVPGFTNVPAIVAAAASLRAVRDGAAAENARLRALVEVIRRRVPELVPAVEVVGHPELRLPHLVTFSCLYVDGEVLLTELDRAGFAVSSGSSCTSSTLTPSHVLAAMGVLTEGNLRVSLPAGTSSAEVDAFLDVLPRVVAGVRAPLGLDLPPAGSADALVLDALGKRCPIPVIELAKHIGEVAPGGRVAVLSDDEAARHDIPAWCEMCGHAYEGEAPAAEYGGARGTAYLVRRARPEPSAGR; encoded by the coding sequence GTGCCCTACTTCGACGCCGCCTCCACCGCCCCGCTGCACCCCGTCGCCCGGCAGGCCCTGCTCGCCGCCCTCGACGAGGGCTGGGCCGACCCGGCCCGGCTGCACCGCTCCGCCCGGCAGGCCCGGATGCTGCTGGACGCCGCCCGGGAGACCGTCGCCGAGGTGCTCGGCGCCCGGGCCGACGAGATCGCCTTCACCGGGTCCGGCACCCAGGCCCTCCAGTTGGGCGTCCTGGGCACCCTGCGCGGTCACCGCCGCCGCGGCGCCCACCTGGTGCACTCCGCCGTCGAGCACTCCGCCGTCCTGCACACCGCCGAACGCTGGGAGGCCGACGGCGGCAGCGCCACCGCCGTCCCGGTCGACCGCCACGGCCGGGTCGACGCCGGGGAGTTCGCCGCCGCGCTGCGCCCCGACACCGCGCTCGCCGTCCTGCAGTCCGCCAACCACGAGGTCGGCACCCTGCAGCCGGTGGCCGAGACCGCCGCGCTGCTCGGCGACGTCCCGCTGCTGGTGGACGCCGCGCAGAGCGCCGGGCGGCTGCCGGTGCCGGAGGGCTGGTCGGTGCTCACCGCGAGCGCGCACAAGTGGGGCGGGCCGGCCGGCGTCGGGGTGCTCGCGGTCCGCAAGGGCGTCCGCTACTCCTCGCCGCTGCCCGCCGACGACCGGGAGAACGGGCGGGTGCCCGGCTTCACCAACGTCCCGGCGATCGTCGCCGCCGCGGCCTCGCTGCGCGCCGTCCGGGACGGGGCGGCCGCGGAGAACGCCCGGCTGCGGGCGCTGGTCGAGGTGATCCGCCGCCGGGTCCCGGAGCTGGTGCCCGCCGTCGAGGTGGTCGGCCACCCCGAGCTGCGCCTCCCGCACCTGGTCACCTTCTCCTGCCTGTACGTGGACGGCGAGGTGCTGCTCACCGAGCTCGACCGGGCCGGCTTCGCGGTCAGCTCCGGCTCCTCCTGCACCTCCAGCACCCTGACGCCCAGCCACGTGCTGGCCGCGATGGGCGTCCTCACCGAGGGCAACCTGCGGGTCTCGCTCCCGGCCGGCACCAGCTCGGCCGAGGTCGACGCCTTCCTCGACGTGCTCCCCCGGGTGGTCGCCGGGGTCCGCGCCCCGCTCGGCCTCGACCTGCCCCCGGCGGGCAGCGCCGACGCGCTGGTCCTGGACGCCCTCGGCAAGCGCTGCCCGATCCCGGTCATCGAGCTCGCCAAGCACATCGGCGAGGTCGCCCCCGGCGGCCGCGTCGCCGTCCTGTCCGACGACGAGGCGGCCCGCCACGACATCCCCGCCTGGTGCGAGATGTGCGGCCACGCCTACGAGGGCGAGGCCCCCGCAGCGGAGTACGGGGGCGCCCGCGGCACCGCCTACCTGGTGCGCCGGGCCCGGCCGGAGCCGTCGGCCGGCCGGTAG